The Blastococcus sp. HT6-4 genome window below encodes:
- a CDS encoding glycoside hydrolase family 6 protein gives MASVLVAMIAPALAACAPVDPAPPAAVPAEDVVAREAPAAAPLDAAQLEAAPPPPVAVTDAPVPAPEAPVAAPAAVESPGPMALAGTVAAADRAGPLTGDTLYGPNSGAAEAAARLRTSSPTDAALLGRMADVPTATWLGSWNRDVRTDVRTRVAEAHAAGGVPVFVAYNVPNLDCGGHSASGGAGSVAGYEAWIREVAAGIGTAEAVVVVEPDTLALLCGNADERTRMLRSAVGVLEANPATHTYLDAGHSNWVDARAMAQRLQAAGVAEADGFALNVSNFETTADNVRYGSELSALLGGARFVVDTGRNGNGPGNDWCNPSGRALGEPTTTQTGHGLVDAFIWIKTPGESDGACNGGPAAGQFWTDYALGLARG, from the coding sequence ATGGCCTCCGTGCTGGTGGCGATGATCGCGCCCGCCTTGGCGGCCTGCGCGCCGGTCGACCCCGCTCCTCCGGCTGCTGTGCCCGCCGAGGACGTGGTAGCCCGGGAGGCGCCCGCGGCCGCCCCGCTCGATGCCGCGCAGCTCGAGGCGGCCCCGCCCCCGCCGGTCGCCGTCACGGACGCGCCCGTCCCGGCGCCGGAGGCTCCGGTGGCCGCCCCCGCCGCGGTCGAGTCGCCGGGCCCGATGGCGCTCGCCGGAACGGTGGCTGCCGCTGACCGAGCCGGCCCGCTGACCGGCGACACCCTGTACGGCCCCAACTCCGGCGCGGCCGAGGCCGCCGCGCGGCTGCGGACGAGCAGCCCGACCGACGCGGCCCTGCTGGGGCGCATGGCCGACGTGCCCACGGCCACCTGGCTCGGCTCCTGGAACCGGGACGTCAGGACGGACGTCCGCACCCGGGTCGCCGAGGCGCACGCGGCGGGCGGCGTGCCGGTCTTCGTGGCGTACAACGTGCCGAACCTCGACTGCGGAGGCCACTCGGCGTCCGGAGGCGCCGGGTCCGTGGCGGGGTACGAGGCCTGGATCCGGGAGGTCGCCGCGGGGATCGGAACCGCGGAGGCCGTGGTGGTCGTGGAACCGGACACCCTGGCCCTGCTGTGCGGGAACGCCGACGAGCGCACCCGGATGCTCCGGTCGGCGGTCGGCGTGCTGGAGGCCAACCCGGCCACGCACACCTATCTCGATGCCGGGCACTCGAACTGGGTGGACGCCCGGGCGATGGCCCAGCGGCTGCAGGCGGCCGGGGTCGCGGAGGCGGACGGCTTCGCGCTGAACGTCTCCAACTTCGAGACCACGGCGGACAACGTGCGGTACGGCAGCGAGCTGTCGGCCCTGCTGGGCGGAGCTCGCTTCGTCGTCGACACCGGTCGCAACGGCAACGGGCCCGGGAACGACTGGTGCAACCCGTCCGGCCGCGCGCTGGGGGAGCCGACGACCACCCAGACCGGCCACGGGTTGGTCGACGCGTTCATCTGGATCAAGACGCCGGGTGAGTCCGACGGCGCGTGCAACGGCGGCCCGGCGGCGGGGCAGTTCTGGACCGACTACGCGCTGGGGCTGGCTCGCGGGTGA
- a CDS encoding glycosyl hydrolase family 8 produces MSAAVLLSLVPLAACSPSDPDQGTAVGTSAPAAPAALTAEDAGRAFLDDYVTEEGRVVRYDEGGDTVSEGQAYAMLVAAAMGEQETFRAVWSWTEDNLRRPDGLLSWRWADGAVADRSAASDADLDAARALVVAGEAFDDPRLTAEGVELGRVVLDLETVQTAAGRVLVAGDWATAAPYAYNPSYASPAATAVLAEASGDPRWAELDAGSRVVTASLLEDGALPPDWAQVAQDGTVQPTAGILGGVDEVRYGYDAARLPVRFAESCRPEDRALAAELAAPLRQAGDAARLDLAGQPIVDYDSVVAAIAQAAVATAVGDDDRARRELADAARIDEDTDTYYGAAWNALGRLMLTDDALGGCPPLEE; encoded by the coding sequence GTGTCCGCCGCCGTCCTCCTCTCGCTGGTCCCGCTCGCAGCCTGCAGCCCGTCCGACCCGGACCAGGGGACGGCCGTCGGGACGAGCGCGCCGGCCGCTCCGGCCGCGCTGACCGCGGAGGACGCCGGCCGGGCCTTCCTCGACGACTACGTCACCGAGGAGGGGCGCGTCGTCCGCTACGACGAGGGCGGCGACACCGTCAGCGAGGGGCAGGCCTACGCCATGCTCGTCGCCGCGGCGATGGGCGAACAGGAGACCTTCCGCGCGGTCTGGTCGTGGACCGAGGACAACCTCCGCCGCCCCGACGGGTTGCTGAGCTGGCGCTGGGCGGACGGCGCCGTCGCCGATCGGTCCGCCGCGTCGGACGCCGACCTGGACGCAGCCCGCGCCCTGGTGGTCGCGGGCGAGGCGTTCGACGACCCCCGGCTCACCGCCGAAGGTGTGGAGCTCGGCCGGGTCGTCCTCGACCTGGAGACGGTGCAGACCGCAGCCGGCCGCGTGCTGGTGGCCGGCGACTGGGCGACCGCGGCGCCGTACGCCTACAACCCCAGCTACGCCTCGCCCGCGGCCACCGCCGTCCTCGCCGAGGCGTCCGGCGATCCACGGTGGGCCGAGCTGGACGCCGGCTCCCGGGTGGTGACCGCCTCCCTGCTGGAGGACGGCGCCCTGCCACCCGACTGGGCGCAGGTCGCCCAGGACGGCACGGTGCAGCCGACCGCCGGGATCCTGGGGGGCGTGGACGAGGTCCGGTACGGCTACGACGCCGCGCGCCTGCCCGTGCGCTTCGCCGAGTCCTGCCGACCGGAGGACCGCGCCCTGGCCGCCGAACTGGCCGCTCCCCTGCGCCAGGCCGGGGACGCCGCCCGCCTGGACCTGGCCGGGCAGCCGATCGTCGACTACGACTCGGTGGTCGCGGCGATCGCCCAGGCCGCGGTGGCCACAGCAGTGGGCGACGACGACCGCGCCCGCCGCGAGCTGGCCGACGCCGCGCGGATCGACGAGGACACCGACACCTACTACGGCGCCGCCTGGAACGCGCTGGGCCGGTTGATGCTGACCGACGACGCGCTCGGCGGCTGCCCCCCGCTGGAGGAATGA
- a CDS encoding DoxX family protein: MLVRRIARPLLAAPFIYGGISTLRQPQSRVAGARPVVEKIADTADKQLPVELPRDVEQWVQVDAAVKVAAGSLFALNKFPRLTALLLSASVVPTTLAGHRFWEHDDPTERFGQLSNFLKNTGLLGGLLLAAVDTEGKPSVGYRAKRAAKRASDVTEKNYAKASKRATKAQKRATRRAGKKAGKGALKGTGALKAAKR; encoded by the coding sequence ATGCTCGTTCGCCGGATCGCCCGGCCCCTGCTCGCCGCGCCGTTCATCTACGGCGGGATCAGCACGCTGCGCCAGCCGCAGTCGCGGGTGGCGGGCGCACGCCCCGTCGTGGAGAAGATCGCCGACACCGCCGACAAGCAGCTCCCCGTCGAGCTGCCCCGGGACGTCGAGCAGTGGGTGCAGGTCGACGCCGCTGTCAAGGTCGCCGCCGGATCGCTGTTCGCGCTGAACAAGTTCCCCCGGCTCACCGCCCTGCTGCTGTCGGCGTCCGTCGTGCCGACGACGCTGGCCGGCCACCGCTTCTGGGAGCACGACGACCCGACCGAGCGCTTCGGTCAGCTCTCGAACTTCCTGAAGAACACCGGCCTGCTCGGTGGGCTGCTGCTGGCCGCCGTCGACACCGAGGGCAAGCCGTCGGTGGGGTACCGCGCCAAGCGGGCCGCGAAGCGGGCCTCCGACGTCACCGAGAAGAACTACGCGAAGGCCTCGAAGCGGGCGACGAAGGCGCAGAAGCGTGCCACCCGCCGGGCCGGGAAGAAGGCCGGCAAGGGAGCACTGAAGGGCACGGGAGCCCTGAAGGCGGCGAAGCGCTGA
- a CDS encoding PHP domain-containing protein, producing the protein MSAPLPPAAALRRIAFLLERAREASYRVGAYRTAAAVVDGLDEADLAHRIRTNTLTDLPGIGPKTAAAIVQAHRGEVPEYLTTLEQSYAEQLPAADDVAAFRAALRGDLHAHSDWSDGGSPIREMAEAAIALGHEYLALTDHSPRLTVANGLTPERLEQQLDVVAALNEELTPFRILTGIEVDINLDGSLDQTDELLGRLDVVVASVHSDLRADRAAMTARMLTAVADPHTDVLGHCTGRLVIGRRQRNGTQRPRPESQFDAEAVFSACVEFGTAVEINSRPERLDPPRRLLSLAVELGCEFAIDTDAHAPGQLDWQYNGCERAIECGVDPGRVINTRSAEDLMEWTRG; encoded by the coding sequence CTGAGCGCACCGCTCCCGCCCGCGGCCGCGCTCCGGAGGATCGCCTTCCTCCTGGAGCGCGCCCGCGAGGCGAGCTACCGCGTCGGTGCCTACCGCACCGCCGCGGCGGTGGTCGACGGCCTCGACGAGGCCGACCTCGCCCACCGGATCCGCACCAACACGCTCACCGACCTCCCCGGCATCGGCCCGAAGACGGCGGCGGCCATCGTGCAGGCGCACCGGGGCGAGGTGCCCGAGTACCTGACGACGCTGGAGCAGAGCTACGCCGAGCAGCTCCCGGCGGCCGACGACGTCGCCGCGTTCCGCGCCGCGCTGCGCGGTGACCTGCACGCCCACTCCGACTGGTCCGACGGCGGCAGCCCGATCCGCGAGATGGCCGAGGCGGCGATCGCGCTGGGCCACGAGTACCTGGCGCTGACCGACCACTCCCCCCGGCTGACGGTCGCCAACGGGCTGACGCCCGAGCGGCTGGAGCAGCAGCTCGACGTCGTCGCCGCGCTGAACGAGGAGCTGACCCCGTTCCGGATCCTCACCGGCATCGAGGTCGACATCAACCTCGACGGCAGCCTCGACCAGACCGACGAGCTGCTCGGCCGGCTCGACGTCGTCGTCGCCAGCGTCCACTCCGACCTGCGGGCCGACCGCGCGGCCATGACGGCGCGGATGCTCACCGCCGTCGCCGATCCGCACACCGACGTGCTCGGCCACTGCACCGGCCGGCTGGTGATCGGCCGCAGGCAGCGGAACGGGACCCAGCGGCCGCGTCCGGAGAGCCAGTTCGACGCCGAGGCGGTGTTCAGCGCCTGCGTCGAGTTCGGCACCGCGGTGGAGATCAACTCCCGGCCGGAGCGGCTGGACCCGCCCCGGCGACTGCTCTCGCTCGCCGTCGAGCTCGGGTGCGAGTTCGCCATCGACACCGACGCCCACGCCCCCGGCCAGCTGGACTGGCAGTACAACGGCTGCGAACGGGCGATCGAGTGCGGCGTCGACCCCGGACGGGTGATCAACACCCGCAGCGCCGAGGACCTGATGGAGTGGACCCGCGGCTAG
- a CDS encoding GAF and ANTAR domain-containing protein, which translates to MAEAAERVDPLHHLGEVMTRVARTLQQEHGDVEATLRAITAAAVSTVPNVQACSISYVTGRAKIQHRASSSDLARETDLLQEQVGQGPCLSAVWEEEVVRVDDVGVDGRWPEFAREASARGAGSMMCFQLFVEGDTLGAMNLYSGAPGAFDEECQEIGRMFAGHAAVALAGAEHEQNLRRGMTTRDVIGQAKGILMERHRITADQAFGVLARASQELNRKLADIAAEVAGTGAIPARNRRPE; encoded by the coding sequence ATGGCAGAGGCAGCGGAGAGAGTCGATCCCCTGCACCACCTCGGCGAGGTGATGACCCGCGTGGCCCGGACGCTCCAGCAGGAACACGGCGACGTGGAGGCGACCCTGCGGGCCATCACGGCCGCCGCGGTCAGCACCGTGCCGAACGTGCAGGCCTGCAGCATCAGCTACGTCACCGGCCGGGCGAAGATCCAGCACCGCGCGTCGTCGAGCGACCTGGCCCGGGAGACCGACCTGCTCCAGGAGCAGGTCGGGCAGGGCCCGTGCCTGTCCGCGGTGTGGGAGGAGGAGGTCGTCCGGGTCGACGACGTCGGCGTGGACGGGCGATGGCCGGAGTTCGCCCGGGAGGCCTCGGCCCGGGGAGCGGGCAGCATGATGTGCTTCCAGCTGTTCGTCGAGGGCGACACGCTCGGCGCCATGAACCTGTACTCCGGTGCCCCCGGGGCGTTCGACGAGGAGTGCCAGGAGATTGGGCGGATGTTCGCCGGCCACGCGGCCGTCGCCCTGGCCGGCGCCGAGCACGAGCAGAACCTCCGGCGCGGCATGACCACCCGCGACGTCATCGGGCAGGCCAAGGGCATCCTGATGGAGCGCCACAGGATCACCGCCGACCAGGCGTTCGGCGTCCTCGCCCGGGCCTCGCAGGAGCTGAACCGGAAGCTGGCCGACATCGCGGCGGAGGTCGCCGGCACCGGCGCGATCCCCGCCCGGAACCGCCGCCCCGAGTAG